The Celeribacter marinus genome window below encodes:
- the nrdR gene encoding transcriptional regulator NrdR — translation MRCPFCGNMDTQVKDSRPAEDHVAIRRRRFCSSCGGRFTTYERVQLRDLVVVKTNGRREDFDRDKLERSIRIATQKRPIEPERLDQMISGIVRRLESMGETDIPSGSIGEIVMESLARIDTVAYVRFASVYKNFQAADDFDKFVSELRPSAPEE, via the coding sequence ATGCGTTGTCCATTTTGTGGAAATATGGATACCCAAGTGAAAGACAGCCGTCCGGCTGAAGACCACGTTGCGATCCGTCGCCGTAGGTTTTGCTCGTCATGTGGCGGGCGTTTCACGACATATGAGCGGGTGCAGCTGCGCGACTTGGTGGTTGTTAAAACCAACGGGCGCCGCGAAGATTTTGACCGCGATAAACTCGAGCGGTCTATTCGCATCGCAACCCAAAAACGCCCCATAGAGCCGGAGCGTCTGGACCAGATGATTTCGGGTATTGTGCGCCGTTTGGAGAGCATGGGCGAGACGGATATTCCGTCAGGCTCAATTGGTGAGATTGTGATGGAAAGCCTCGCGCGGATCGATACCGTTGCCTACGTGCGCTTTGCCTCGGTCTATAAAAACTTCCAAGCGGCTGACGATTTTGATAAGTTTGTCAGTGAGTTGCGCCCAAGCGCGCCCGAAGAATAG